One Drosophila subobscura isolate 14011-0131.10 chromosome U, UCBerk_Dsub_1.0, whole genome shotgun sequence DNA window includes the following coding sequences:
- the LOC117899993 gene encoding protein croquemort isoform X1 produces the protein MRKVMNFALNREGGSTFIRQTAREWLFEGYYNELLDFVEQLHSPLLPVPSGNFGWFYERNQSKTAEGNFTIHTGRGDLSRMGDLLLWKGQNHTGYYSGECGKVNGSTGELWSPDRQWDRPTSIFMPDAGRFLNLYPKENVTIDGIDAWRYVSTELTLDNGQLSADTKCFCVGKRECPLNGVLDFSPATYNGPFYMSHPHFHMTDGIYRENTTGLQPNALEHSMYVIMEPTLGAPVKLRGQLMISVRVVRDEAIDFFKDVAYDHYAPLFSLVLHGEMDDNLKSLVRLALNVPRIGQYTGIALLLIGLTMVAVGVYLTRTHKWHNEQKPAPIDKVKVEDKNVNTT, from the exons ATGCGAAAGGTAATGAACTTTGCCCTCAATCGAGAGGGTGGCTCCACCTTCATAAGGCAAACAGCCAGAGAATGGCTCTTCGAAGGATACTACAACGAGCTCCTGGACtttgtggagcagctgcactCCCCGCTTCTGCCCGTTCCCAGCGGCAATTTCGGCTGGTTCTATGAGCGGAACCAGTCCAAGACAGCCGAAGGAAATTTTACCATACACACGGGTCGTGGAGATCTTAGCCGAATGGGAGACCTACTGCTGTGGAAGGGCCAAAACCACACGGGCTACTATTCGGGAGAGTGCGGAAAGGTCAATGGCAGCACCGGGGAACTATGGTCACCGGACCGACAGTGGGATAGACCTACTTCGATTTTCATGCCCGATGCAGGGCGCTTTCTAAATCTATATCCCAAGGAGAACGTGACAATTGATGGCATCGATGCCTGGCGCTATGTCTCCACAGAACTAACCCTCGACAACGGGCAGCTGTCCGCGgacacaaaatgtttttgcgtTGGCAAGCGCGAGTGTCCGCTCAACGGAGTGCTGGACTTTTCACCAGCCACCTATAATGGTCCATTCTATATGTCACATCCCCATTTCCACATGACGGATGGCATTTACAGGGAGAACACCACTGGTCTGCAGCCAAACGCTCTGGAGCATTCCATGTATGTGATAATGGAGCCCACACTGGGAGCACCCGTAAAGCTAAGGGGACAGCTGATGATTAGTGTGCGAGTGGTGCGGGATGAGGCCATAGA TTTCTTCAAAGATGTGGCATATGATCATTATGCACCGCTCTTTTCACTGGTATTGCATGGCGAGATGGATGATAATCTGAAAAGTTTAGTTAGG CTTGCTTTGAATGTTCCACGAATTGGACAATACACGGGAATAGCTTTACTCCTCATAGGACTCACCATGGTAGCGGTGGGCGTGTACCTAACTAGGACTCACAAATGGCACAACGAACAAAAGCCAGCACCCATTGATAAAGTAAAAGTAGAGGACAAAAATGTCAACACCACTTGA
- the LOC117899988 gene encoding insulin-like growth factor-binding protein complex acid labile subunit isoform X1 — protein MLLKWLLFSLCIMPAMFSNTRRKCPVECQCSMDDLDRYQAICTKGGLNSLLSANELDIDVKVIIIRGPRNFITIGPALRQFMKLEILRITDSNLPAIGAESFWGLKYLRILDLSKNNITNITENNFRGQDNLIELDLSKNKILRMASSTFRHLTDLRRLNLADNSIVELVQRNFFMLSRLKYLDLSGNPLQDLQPDVFRDVSDLKVLKCRNCQLKKINPQLYNLLPLLSELDLGRNEFKFLEKDEFRDVKRLNKVLLDGNQLSVVVDQLFRMQKSLNHLDLSYNRLAKVPNDSFLQLTNLTFLDLSYNKLVRLEPQSVRGLSNLLTLNISGNVLMDLMEMRDTFELIPQLTHLAIADMGPLPVGLLTPFRQLRYLNISGNSLDNMALQVIDPCRDLEYLDLSRNQLYGINEDTALRIQGIRNVRLDNNPLICDECHMGKLINVVRQLQWKWDTYPICFLPKSLRGAEINNLDIGGLHTCLDYISDEEQNAASTSYNFLEHGGLNTLAILGGIIFVLIAVIILSLVACFSKNRARYYTREDHLNGIYSSGESKCLEKNLEATTITALGNGSSPTTTTTLTLATSPTPGNGTAAGGGAVGGAGTLSGPLVQTNGHGVSPSPGNGSTPAHVAAASSSGEDKGKEINFTFPIDDRVCTIDELMLPPAPPPPAAYQHHPSMGSLMYSVSHSPGSGPAGTATTMAAVAAAATVIPPGAPSPMPTPVPTPAEAVVVVLPPPPSQLQHHHHPMEGSLASLREVQQQLVHLSSTLEPLVSVN, from the exons ATGCTTTTGAAGTGGCTGCTGTTCAGCCTGTGCATAATGCCGGCCATGTTCAGCAATACGAGAAGGAAGTGCCCCGTTGAATGCCAATGCAGCATGGATGACTTGGATCGTTATCAGGCCATCTGCACAAAAG GTGGCCTCAACTCTCTGCTATCCGCCAATGAGCTTGATATTGACGTGAAAGTCATTATCATACGTGGACCCAGGAACTTTATTACGATTGGACCTGCTTTGCGGCAGTTCATGAAGCTGGAAATCCTGCGCATCACAGACTCCAATCTGCCTGCCATTGGTGCCGAGTCGTTCTGGGGCCTCAAATATCTGCGGATATTAG ATCTGTCCAAGAACAATATTACCAACATCACGGAGAACAACTTTCGGGGCCAGGATAATCTCATTGAATTGGATTTATCGAAGAATAAAATTTTACGCATGGCCAGTTCAACGTTTCGTCATTTGACG GATCTGCGCCGTCTTAATTTGGCCGATAACTCAATCGTGGAGCTGGTGCAGCGAAATTTCTTCATGCTGAGCAGACTCAAGTACCTGGACCTGAGCGGAAATCCGCTCCAGGATTTACAGCCGGATGTATTCCGCGATGTGTCG GATCTGAAAGTACTCAAATGCCGAAATTGTCAGTTGAAAAAAATCAATCCACAGTTGTACAATTTATTGCCGCTTTTAAGCGAATTGGATTTGGGACGCAACGAG TTCAAGTTCCTCGAGAAGGACGAATTCCGAGATGTGAAACGTCTCAACAAAGTTCTGCTCGATGGCAATCAATTGTCTGTGGTCGTGGACCAACTCTTTCGCATGCAGAAAAGTCTTAATCATTTGG ATTTATCGTACAATCGTTTGGCCAAAGTGCCCAATGATTCGTTTTTGCAGCTGACCAATCTAACATTCCTGGACTTATCCTACAACAAATTGGTGCGTCTGGAGCCGCAATCTGTTCGGGGTCTGAGCAATCTACTGACGTTGAATATTAGTGGAAATGTTCTAATGGATCTAATGGAAATGCGCGATACTTTCGAG CTCATTCCACAGCTAACACATTTGGCCATTGCGGATATGGGTCCATTGCCTGTTGGCCTTCTGACACCCTTCAGGCAACTGCGCTATCTGAATATCTCTGGCAATTCCTTGGACAACATGGCACTGCAAGTCATCGATCCTTGTCGAGACCTGGAG TATTTGGATTTATCTCGAAATCAATTATACGGCATAAATGAGGACACAGCGCTACGGATTCAAGGCATACGCAATGTGCGGCTCGACAACAATCCTTTGATATGCGATGAATGTCACATgggaaaattaataaatgtcgTGCGGCAA ctgcaatggaaatgggacACATATCCAATTTGCTTTCTTCCGAAAAGTTTGCGAGGCgctgaaataaataatttggaCATTGGCGGGCTGCACACGTGCCTGGATTACATCAGCGATGAGGAACAGAATGCGGCAAGCACTTCGTATAATTTTCTTGAGCACG GTGGCCTCAATACTCTGGCCATTTTGGGTGGCATCATCTTTGTGCTAATTGCCGTCATTATATTGTCGCTGGTGGCCTGCTTCTCCAAGAATCGAGCCCGCTACTACACCCGGGAGGATCATCTGAATGGCA tatACTCCTCAGGCGAGAGCAAGTGCTTGGAAAAGAATTTGGAGGCGACCACAATTACAGCGCTGGGGAATGGCAGTTcgcccacaacaacaaccacactgACCCTGGCCACATCCCCAACCCCAGGCAATggaacagcagctggaggaggggCAGTTGGAGGAGCTGGAACATTATCTGGACCATTAGTACAAACCAATGGACATGGAGTGAGTCCGAGTCCTGGCAATGGCAGCACGCCAGCGCATGTGGCAGCCGCCTCCAGCTCCGGCGAAGACAAGGGCAAGGAAATTAACTTTACTTTCCCCATTGATGATCGCGTCTGTACCATCGACGAACTGATGCTGCCACCGGCGCCACCTCCACCAGCAGCGTATCAGCACCACCCCAGCATGGGCAGTCTCATGTACAGTGTGTCGCATTCGCCGGGCAGCGGACCAGCTGGAACAGCCACCACCATGgccgctgtggcagctgcagcgactgtCATTCCTCCGGGTGCACCCTCTCCAATGCCAACGCCCGTGCCCACTCCAGCCGaggctgtggttgtggtgctgcCTCCGCCGCCCTCACAGCTACAGCATCACCACCATCCGATGGAGGGGAGCCTGGCCAGCCTGCGtgaggtgcagcagcagctggtccACTTAAGCAGCACTCTGGAGCCGCTGGTCAGCGTTAACTGA
- the LOC117899990 gene encoding protein croquemort, whose translation MCCRCCGVTQQKVWVFGTGTLLAISGLLSVIWGPSFMDSQIMKALPLTPNSKTFEKWEELPIPVYLHMYLWNWTNAADVKDNGVKPIFEQLGPYVYREERKKMDLEWHANGTVTFNPRRIWYWEEEMSGGKQTDIITGPHLPSIAAATSMKNSNAFLKFMFNQALNANGGALYTTHTASEWLFEGFYDEFLHYAMNLNNPLAPEILDDHFAWFLNRNGSKDFEGPFTVHTGVGDIKEMGEIKYWKGQNHTGWYDGECGRLNGSTTDLFVPDEPKEKALTIFIPDTCRIINLEYSGVSYEIEGIQGWKYEVTPNTFDNGQLNGNMKCYCPADRFPDDCPASGATSLGPCADGAPMYLSADHFMYADESYANTITGFDPEYEKNNFYIIMERRMGVPLKVVANVMITLYIEEDTSIDILKGVPSFYAPLFTTSSQAQINAELASELKLALSLPAIARFTGVGLLCVGCILLIIGTVLTCKRKWRGQAEADRLALRDNKVIDTETAVVPGDQ comes from the exons ATGtgctgtcgttgctgtggTGTGACCCAACAGAAGGTATGGGTTTTCGGCACAGGGACACTGTTGGCCATATCCGGACTCTTGTCCGTAATATGGGGACCTAGCTTTATGGACTCGCAGATAATGAAG GCATTGCCACTAACGCCCAACTCGAAGACCTTTGAAAAGTGGGAGGAGCTGCCCATTCCCGTATACCTTCATATGTATCTTTGGAACTGGACTAACGCTGCCGATGTCAAGGACAATGGAGTGAAGCCCATTTTCGAGCAATTGGGTCCGTACGTCTACCGGGAGGAGCGCAAGAAAATGGACTTGGAGTGGCATGCTAATGGCACAGTAACCTTTAACCCCAGACGCATTTGGTACTGGGAGGAGGAGATGTCGGGAGGAAAGCAAACAGACATTATAACAGGGCCCCATCTGCCATCTATC gctgctgccacttccatGAAGAACAGCAACGCTTTTCTCAAATTTATGTTCAATCAAGCACTCAATGCGAATGGAGGAGCTTTGTACACCACCCACACCGCCTCGGAGTGGCTCTTTGAGGGCTTCTATGATGAGTTCCTGCACTATGCCATGAATCTGAACAATCCGCTGGCTCCTGAAATCTTGGACGATCACTTTGCTTGGTTCCTGAATCGCAACGGATCGAAGGACTTCGAGGGACCCTTCACTGTGCACACTGGAGTCGGTGACATCAAGGAGATGGGTGAAATCAAGTACTGGAAAGGGCAGAACCACACGGGCTGGTATGACGGTGAATGCGGACGACTCAATGGCAGCACCACTGATCTCTTCGTGCCCGATGAGCCGAAGGAGAAAGCTCTCACCATATTCATTCCGGACACCTGTAGAATCATCAATCTGGAGTATTCGGGCGTGAGCTACGAAATCGAAGGCATTCAGGGCTGGAAATACGAAGTAACCCCAAACACCTTCGACAATGGACAGCTGAATGGAAACATGAAGTGCTACTGTCCGGCTGACAGGTTCCCAGATGATTGTCCCGCCAGCGGAGCCACCTCTCTGGGACCCTGCGCTGATGGAGCGCCCATGTATCTTTCTGCCGATCACTTTATGTACGCCGATGAGAGCTATGCAAACACAATCACCGGCTTCGATCCTGAGTACGAGAAGAACAATTTCTATATCATAATGGAGCGTAGAATGGGCGTTCCCCTAAAGGTGGTGGCCAATGTGATGATCACTTTGTACATTGAGGAAGATACTAGCATCGA CATCCTAAAGGGCGTGCCCAGCTTCTATGCTCCACTCTTCACCACATCCAGTCAGGCGCAAATAAACGCTGAACTTGCCTCCGAACTGAAG TTGGCGCTTAGTCTCCCCGCTATTGCGCGCTTTACTGGAGTGGGCTTGCTTTGTGTGGGCTGCATCCTCCTAATTATTGGAACTGTGTTGACTTGCAAGCGGAAGTGGCGTGGACAAGCCGAGGCTGATAGACTGGCGCTCAGAGATAATAAGGTGATTGATACTGAAACAGCAGTGGTACCTGGTGATCAATAG
- the LOC117899988 gene encoding insulin-like growth factor-binding protein complex acid labile subunit isoform X2, with protein MLLKWLLFSLCIMPAMFSNTRRKCPVECQCSMDDLDRYQAICTKGGLNSLLSANELDIDVKVIIIRGPRNFITIGPALRQFMKLEILRITDSNLPAIGAESFWGLKYLRILDLSKNNITNITENNFRGQDNLIELDLSKNKILRMASSTFRHLTDLRRLNLADNSIVELVQRNFFMLSRLKYLDLSGNPLQDLQPDVFRDVSDLKVLKCRNCQLKKINPQLYNLLPLLSELDLGRNEFKFLEKDEFRDVKRLNKVLLDGNQLSVVVDQLFRMQKSLNHLDLSYNRLAKVPNDSFLQLTNLTFLDLSYNKLVRLEPQSVRGLSNLLTLNISGNVLMDLMEMRDTFELIPQLTHLAIADMGPLPVGLLTPFRQLRYLNISGNSLDNMALQVIDPCRDLEYLDLSRNQLYGINEDTALRIQGIRNVRLDNNPLICDECHMGKLINVVRQLQWKWDTYPICFLPKSLRGAEINNLDIGGLHTCLDYISDEEQNAASTSYNFLEHGGLNTLAILGGIIFVLIAVIILSLVACFSKNRARYYTREDHLNGSESKCLEKNLEATTITALGNGSSPTTTTTLTLATSPTPGNGTAAGGGAVGGAGTLSGPLVQTNGHGVSPSPGNGSTPAHVAAASSSGEDKGKEINFTFPIDDRVCTIDELMLPPAPPPPAAYQHHPSMGSLMYSVSHSPGSGPAGTATTMAAVAAAATVIPPGAPSPMPTPVPTPAEAVVVVLPPPPSQLQHHHHPMEGSLASLREVQQQLVHLSSTLEPLVSVN; from the exons ATGCTTTTGAAGTGGCTGCTGTTCAGCCTGTGCATAATGCCGGCCATGTTCAGCAATACGAGAAGGAAGTGCCCCGTTGAATGCCAATGCAGCATGGATGACTTGGATCGTTATCAGGCCATCTGCACAAAAG GTGGCCTCAACTCTCTGCTATCCGCCAATGAGCTTGATATTGACGTGAAAGTCATTATCATACGTGGACCCAGGAACTTTATTACGATTGGACCTGCTTTGCGGCAGTTCATGAAGCTGGAAATCCTGCGCATCACAGACTCCAATCTGCCTGCCATTGGTGCCGAGTCGTTCTGGGGCCTCAAATATCTGCGGATATTAG ATCTGTCCAAGAACAATATTACCAACATCACGGAGAACAACTTTCGGGGCCAGGATAATCTCATTGAATTGGATTTATCGAAGAATAAAATTTTACGCATGGCCAGTTCAACGTTTCGTCATTTGACG GATCTGCGCCGTCTTAATTTGGCCGATAACTCAATCGTGGAGCTGGTGCAGCGAAATTTCTTCATGCTGAGCAGACTCAAGTACCTGGACCTGAGCGGAAATCCGCTCCAGGATTTACAGCCGGATGTATTCCGCGATGTGTCG GATCTGAAAGTACTCAAATGCCGAAATTGTCAGTTGAAAAAAATCAATCCACAGTTGTACAATTTATTGCCGCTTTTAAGCGAATTGGATTTGGGACGCAACGAG TTCAAGTTCCTCGAGAAGGACGAATTCCGAGATGTGAAACGTCTCAACAAAGTTCTGCTCGATGGCAATCAATTGTCTGTGGTCGTGGACCAACTCTTTCGCATGCAGAAAAGTCTTAATCATTTGG ATTTATCGTACAATCGTTTGGCCAAAGTGCCCAATGATTCGTTTTTGCAGCTGACCAATCTAACATTCCTGGACTTATCCTACAACAAATTGGTGCGTCTGGAGCCGCAATCTGTTCGGGGTCTGAGCAATCTACTGACGTTGAATATTAGTGGAAATGTTCTAATGGATCTAATGGAAATGCGCGATACTTTCGAG CTCATTCCACAGCTAACACATTTGGCCATTGCGGATATGGGTCCATTGCCTGTTGGCCTTCTGACACCCTTCAGGCAACTGCGCTATCTGAATATCTCTGGCAATTCCTTGGACAACATGGCACTGCAAGTCATCGATCCTTGTCGAGACCTGGAG TATTTGGATTTATCTCGAAATCAATTATACGGCATAAATGAGGACACAGCGCTACGGATTCAAGGCATACGCAATGTGCGGCTCGACAACAATCCTTTGATATGCGATGAATGTCACATgggaaaattaataaatgtcgTGCGGCAA ctgcaatggaaatgggacACATATCCAATTTGCTTTCTTCCGAAAAGTTTGCGAGGCgctgaaataaataatttggaCATTGGCGGGCTGCACACGTGCCTGGATTACATCAGCGATGAGGAACAGAATGCGGCAAGCACTTCGTATAATTTTCTTGAGCACG GTGGCCTCAATACTCTGGCCATTTTGGGTGGCATCATCTTTGTGCTAATTGCCGTCATTATATTGTCGCTGGTGGCCTGCTTCTCCAAGAATCGAGCCCGCTACTACACCCGGGAGGATCATCTGAATGGCA GCGAGAGCAAGTGCTTGGAAAAGAATTTGGAGGCGACCACAATTACAGCGCTGGGGAATGGCAGTTcgcccacaacaacaaccacactgACCCTGGCCACATCCCCAACCCCAGGCAATggaacagcagctggaggaggggCAGTTGGAGGAGCTGGAACATTATCTGGACCATTAGTACAAACCAATGGACATGGAGTGAGTCCGAGTCCTGGCAATGGCAGCACGCCAGCGCATGTGGCAGCCGCCTCCAGCTCCGGCGAAGACAAGGGCAAGGAAATTAACTTTACTTTCCCCATTGATGATCGCGTCTGTACCATCGACGAACTGATGCTGCCACCGGCGCCACCTCCACCAGCAGCGTATCAGCACCACCCCAGCATGGGCAGTCTCATGTACAGTGTGTCGCATTCGCCGGGCAGCGGACCAGCTGGAACAGCCACCACCATGgccgctgtggcagctgcagcgactgtCATTCCTCCGGGTGCACCCTCTCCAATGCCAACGCCCGTGCCCACTCCAGCCGaggctgtggttgtggtgctgcCTCCGCCGCCCTCACAGCTACAGCATCACCACCATCCGATGGAGGGGAGCCTGGCCAGCCTGCGtgaggtgcagcagcagctggtccACTTAAGCAGCACTCTGGAGCCGCTGGTCAGCGTTAACTGA
- the LOC117899993 gene encoding protein croquemort isoform X2: MCCNCCSGRAQKIWVFTLGSLTLVLGIFLVAGWPSLSRRWILEMLPLAPDSFMYKRWVATPMQLYSSFYLFNWTNPEDLNTEGVKPNFEQLGPYTFSDYKVKEDLEWEQPKVTYYGRRTWHFVPDKSNGSLEDVVVTPDFPAVVSAIQHSFFSRKYRRVMRKVMNFALNREGGSTFIRQTAREWLFEGYYNELLDFVEQLHSPLLPVPSGNFGWFYERNQSKTAEGNFTIHTGRGDLSRMGDLLLWKGQNHTGYYSGECGKVNGSTGELWSPDRQWDRPTSIFMPDAGRFLNLYPKENVTIDGIDAWRYVSTELTLDNGQLSADTKCFCVGKRECPLNGVLDFSPATYNGPFYMSHPHFHMTDGIYRENTTGLQPNALEHSMYVIMEPTLGAPVKLRGQLMISVRVVRDEAIDFFKDVAYDHYAPLFSLVLHGEMDDNLKSLVRLALNVPRIGQYTGIALLLIGLTMVAVGVYLTRTHKWHNEQKPAPIDKVKVEDKNVNTT; the protein is encoded by the exons ATGTGCTGTAATTGTTGCAGTGGTCGCGCGCAGAAGATTTGGGTTTTTACCCTGGGAAGCCTGACACTTGTGCTGGGAATATTCTTAGTCGCCGGGTGGCCAAGTTTATCTCGTCGGTGGATACTCGAAATGTTGCCGCTGGCTCCAGATTCCTTCATGTACAAGCGCTGGGTCGCCACACCCATGCAGTTGTACAGTTCGTTCTATTTGTTCAACTGGACAAATCCAGAGGATCTGAACACGGAGGGAGTTAAGCCAAACTTTGAGCAATTGGGGCCGTATACGTTCAGTGACTACAAAGTGAAGGAGGACCTGGAGTGGGAGCAACCCAAGGTGACCTACTACGGAAGACGCACTTGGCATTTTGTGCCCGATAAATCGAATGGGTCTCTGGAGGATGTGGTTGTCACCCCGGATTTTCCCGCTGTGGTGAGTGCAAT AcagcattcttttttttcgcgtAAGTATCGACGCGTAATGCGAAAGGTAATGAACTTTGCCCTCAATCGAGAGGGTGGCTCCACCTTCATAAGGCAAACAGCCAGAGAATGGCTCTTCGAAGGATACTACAACGAGCTCCTGGACtttgtggagcagctgcactCCCCGCTTCTGCCCGTTCCCAGCGGCAATTTCGGCTGGTTCTATGAGCGGAACCAGTCCAAGACAGCCGAAGGAAATTTTACCATACACACGGGTCGTGGAGATCTTAGCCGAATGGGAGACCTACTGCTGTGGAAGGGCCAAAACCACACGGGCTACTATTCGGGAGAGTGCGGAAAGGTCAATGGCAGCACCGGGGAACTATGGTCACCGGACCGACAGTGGGATAGACCTACTTCGATTTTCATGCCCGATGCAGGGCGCTTTCTAAATCTATATCCCAAGGAGAACGTGACAATTGATGGCATCGATGCCTGGCGCTATGTCTCCACAGAACTAACCCTCGACAACGGGCAGCTGTCCGCGgacacaaaatgtttttgcgtTGGCAAGCGCGAGTGTCCGCTCAACGGAGTGCTGGACTTTTCACCAGCCACCTATAATGGTCCATTCTATATGTCACATCCCCATTTCCACATGACGGATGGCATTTACAGGGAGAACACCACTGGTCTGCAGCCAAACGCTCTGGAGCATTCCATGTATGTGATAATGGAGCCCACACTGGGAGCACCCGTAAAGCTAAGGGGACAGCTGATGATTAGTGTGCGAGTGGTGCGGGATGAGGCCATAGA TTTCTTCAAAGATGTGGCATATGATCATTATGCACCGCTCTTTTCACTGGTATTGCATGGCGAGATGGATGATAATCTGAAAAGTTTAGTTAGG CTTGCTTTGAATGTTCCACGAATTGGACAATACACGGGAATAGCTTTACTCCTCATAGGACTCACCATGGTAGCGGTGGGCGTGTACCTAACTAGGACTCACAAATGGCACAACGAACAAAAGCCAGCACCCATTGATAAAGTAAAAGTAGAGGACAAAAATGTCAACACCACTTGA
- the LOC117899992 gene encoding phosrestin-2, translating to MVVNFKVFKKCSPNNMITLYMNRREFVDSVTQVEPIDGIVVLDDEYVRQNRKIFVQLVCNFRYGREDDEMIGLRFQKELTLVSQQVCPPQKQDIQLTKMQERLLKKLGSNAYPFVMQMPPSSPASVVLQQKASDESQPCGVQYFVKIFTGDSDCDRSHRRSTINLGIRKVQYAPTKQGIQPCTVVRKDFLLSPGELELEVTLDKQLYHHGEKISVNICVRNNSNKVVKKVKAMVQQGVDVVLFQNGQFRNTIAFMETSEGCPLNPGSSLQKVMYLVPTLVANCDRAGIAVEGDIKRKDTALASTTLIASQDARDAFGIIVSYAVKVKLFLGALGGELCAELPFILMHPKPNRKALEAEGSVDA from the exons ATGGTGGTCAACTTCAAGGTGTTTAAGAAATGTTCCCCGAACAACATGATCACGCTCTATATGAATAGGCGTGAGTTTGTGGATTCTGTGACGCAAGTGGAGCCAATCG ATGGCATCGTGGTGCTGGACGATGAATACGTGCGCCAAAACCGCAAGATCTTTGTGCAGTTGGTGTGCAATTTTCGGTATGGGCGCGAGGACGATGAGATGATTGGACTTCGCTTCCAGAAGGAGCTGACTCTGGTCTCGCAGCAGGTGTGCCCACCGCAGAAGCAGGACATCCAGCTGACCAAGATGCAGGAGCGTCTGCTGAAGAAGCTCGGCTCGAATGCCTATCCCTTCGTCATGCAGATGCCACCCAGCTCCCCGGCCTCGgtggtgctgcagcagaaggcCAGCGACGAGAGCCAGCCCTGTGGCGTCCAGTACTTTGTGAAGATCTTCACAGGtgacagcgactgcgacaggTCGCATCGCCGCAGCACCATCAACCTGGGCATCCGCAAGGTGCAGTACGCCCCCACCAAGCAGGGCATCCAGCCCTGCACTGTGGTCCGCAAGGACTTCCTCCTGTCGCCCGGAGAACTGGAGCTAGAGGTGACTCTGGACAAGCAGCTGTACCATCACGGGGAGAAGATTTCGGTCAACATTTGCGTGCGCAACAACTCCAACAAGGTTGTGAAGAAGGTCAAGGCCATGGTGCAGCAGGGCGTGGATGTGGTGCTCTTCCAGAACGGACAGTTCCGCAACACGATTGCATTCATGGAGACGAGCGAGGGCTGCCCCCTGAATCCGGGCTCCAGTCTGCAGAAAGTCATGTACCTGGTGCCCACTCTGGTGGCCAACTGTGATCGGGCAGGCATTGCCGTGGAGGGTGATATCAAGCGCAAGGACACAGCCCTGGCATCGACCACACT CATTGCCAGTCAGGATGCTAGGGATGCCTTTGGCATAATCGTCTCGTATGCTGTGAAAGTCAAACTCTTCTTGGGCGCCCTGGGCGGCGAGCTGTGCGCCGAGCTACCTTTCATTCTGATGCACCCAAAG CCCAACCGAAAGGCGCTGGAAGCTGAGGGCTCTGTTGATGCCTAA